In one Candidatus Nomurabacteria bacterium genomic region, the following are encoded:
- a CDS encoding TraR/DksA C4-type zinc finger protein — translation MTATFLEEIKSKLVEEQARLEQDLHDMGYHKDDEGNVSVEVESGSNSDDDNASEVTAMADGLSVAERLTSELKDVKKALVSIEAGSYGICKYCKKPIDEKRLLARPASSSCIECKKTLTQEL, via the coding sequence ATGACTGCCACATTTTTGGAAGAAATCAAATCAAAGCTTGTCGAAGAACAGGCGCGTTTAGAGCAAGATCTTCATGACATGGGTTATCACAAGGATGATGAAGGCAATGTGTCCGTCGAAGTTGAGTCAGGGAGCAATTCTGACGATGACAATGCGAGCGAAGTAACAGCGATGGCTGATGGCTTGTCTGTTGCCGAACGTCTTACCTCAGAACTAAAAGATGTAAAAAAAGCGCTCGTCTCAATAGAAGCAGGTTCATACGGTATTTGTAAGTACTGCAAAAAACCTATTGATGAAAAACGTCTTTTAGCAAGACCGGCTTCTTCTTCTTGTATTGAGTGTAAGAAAACGTTGACGCAAGAACTCTAA
- a CDS encoding signal peptidase II, with protein sequence MSAPSFYRWLSLGAGAFLFFLVDLITKLWFFGYEAPLLGLLIRFERHENHGLSFNIPVPGFIPLFVAMIAITTCVVYFYKSHTSLSLGQKVALALFIGGTLGNAYDRFIFGYVRDWIAIYRSIFNLADVFILIGLGLLLTKYSVAAPTPDKLR encoded by the coding sequence ATGTCGGCCCCTTCATTCTATCGATGGTTATCGTTAGGTGCTGGGGCTTTTTTGTTTTTTCTTGTTGATTTGATAACCAAGCTATGGTTTTTTGGTTATGAAGCACCTCTTCTTGGATTATTGATTCGTTTTGAGCGTCATGAGAATCATGGTCTAAGCTTTAATATTCCTGTGCCCGGATTTATTCCGTTGTTTGTAGCTATGATAGCTATAACGACATGTGTAGTTTATTTTTATAAAAGCCATACATCGCTCAGCTTAGGTCAAAAAGTCGCGCTCGCATTGTTTATTGGTGGAACATTAGGAAATGCTTATGATCGTTTTATCTTTGGCTATGTTCGTGATTGGATAGCGATATATCGATCTATTTTTAACCTTGCAGATGTCTTTATTTTGATTGGGTTAGGGTTGCTTTTGACAAAGTACTCGGTAGCAGCCCCTACCCCCGATAAACTTCGCTAG